In Silurus meridionalis isolate SWU-2019-XX chromosome 23, ASM1480568v1, whole genome shotgun sequence, the genomic window gggtgtgcgagtaagtgcagaaataagcttcagttagttcagaatgcagcagcaagagtcctcactagatctaggaaatatgatcacatcacccctgttttaatcatctacactgctcccaattacatctcacactgattataaaatactactactgacgtataaagcacttaacggtctcgcaccgcagtatctgagtgaacttctgtaccagtatgatcctccacgcctacttagatcaaaaggtgctggttatctgttggttcctcaaataatgaagactacagcagggggcagatctttctcttataaaccccacagttatggaacagccttccaaccagtgttcgggactcggacacagtctcagtgttcaagtcgaggttgaacacatttatttagtcaagtctttgatcagtagatttatTTTCAGGTAAAGatgcagatctggagggatcatggatacagagtgtttggtgaactgggatatttgtatgctgtcgtcccctcacattcacacgttcactcaggtttgttgacggtggtgtggtgggttttATATCAATAAAGATAGAtctatttttgtactttattatatgtataacatgtgctcacatgctgaatctaaacctgcccagagctttgcagatattttgctctccactgctgccatttcctgttcttAATGAATTATTGAAGAAGTTGTGTATTAAGTGATTGATCTGTTGTTTGGCCTTTagtttttccttccatttatttctctcagatTCCAAAGTTTCCTCCAGcagagcaacacgttcctccagtcgctctctgtctctcatcaaatCATCTCTCTCATCCTTTGcagtcttcttctcttcctcacagtgAATCAGGGAATTCTGGAGATCCCTGGTGGtttggagctgtgaggtgatCATCTCCTCAATGTCTAATttggtcttctttttttctttcctgaattTATATTGCTCAAATTTTAAAGTTTCCcccagctgagcaacatgttcctccagttgcTCTCGGTCTCTCATTAAATTATTTCTCTCATGCTTTGcaatcttcttctcttctttacaGTAAATCAGGGAATCCTGCAGATCCCTGGTGGTTTGGCGCTGTAAGGGGACCCTCTCCTCCATGTCTAATTTaatcatctctttttctttttcaaatttattttgtacaaatttcgaagtggcctccagctgagcaacacgttcctccagtcgctctctgtctctcattaaatatattttctcttcctcacaatgATTCAGGGAATCCTGCAGCTCTATGATGGTTTGAAAGTGTCTGGTGgtcatctcctccatgtctagtttaatcatctctttttctttttcaaatttattttgttcaaaattcaaagtggcctccagctgagcaacacgttgcTCCAGTCGTTCTCTGTCGCTCCTCAATTGATCGCTCTCATGATCTGCACACTTCTTTTCCTCAGAGTGATTCAGGGAATCCTGGAGCGTCCTGGTGGTCCTGAGCTGTAAGTTATTACTCGTCTTCATGACTcgcttttccttctttcttttcttctcccaATAACTTCTCTCATATTTAAGAATGGCCTCCAGCTGAGCGACTTGTTCCACCAGTTGTCTTCGTTCTCTCatcaaaatctctctctcattctttgcGGTTTTCTGCTCTTCTTTACAGTAAATCAGGGAATCCTGAAGCTccgtgatggtctggagctgtAACTTGTTCCTCTCCTCCATGTCAAGTTTTGCCTTCTTTCCCGTCTCTCTTTTTAAtgtggcctcaagctgagcaacacgttcctgcagttgtttttgttctctcgcccagctttctctctcactttctacaATTTTCTCTTGTTCCTCATGGAGTTTCAGTGAAGACAGAAGCTTAGTGATGTTCTGGAGGTGTGTGgcatttctctcatttatctCCTGTTTCCGGTCCTTTCGCTCAGAGgtcaaagtagcctccagctctTGTACCATCTGTACCAGAAtgtctttctcttctgtctctggTGTTCTCTTCTCCTTTATCAGATTAAGAAATGAATTCAACTCTGCTGCTACTTTCTCTATGTGTTTCAGTGCCTCCTTCTTTTCAGCAGCTTGTTtagatttcttttctcttaCGCTTTGAAAAATCTCTTCCAGTTCCATTCTTAACTTTGTCTCGTTACTCAGTAACTGATCAGAGAAATACTGAGTGGTCTGACTTATACAGACTTGTcatactgtgatgtcacacattGAAGCCCCGCCCTTCTGTGACGTCACATCTGTGCGCTCCTGCGCATGTgctgaatgttgcagaatcataaatgaccagtaggtggcagtgtgatgtgtattagagcttactgtcacagcaggtaattagaagtagggGAGCTCTAATGAcatcattaatagcgaggacaagacacacagcagttcgggatttttttattgactttattgattaattgatttggagtataattgtgtttctgatcaaagtaagttcatgtttcaaaataaaatctatcaatacatttaaaattctaacaatatattataacaattttattcatccattaaataaatggtgtcagcgtcagagtcgtgtatttacatgatctgtttccagggttttcacgaacacaactctgttattactgttctcttttcacagcgcgtctctttcagttctaatgaaagttctcatgtattaagagggaattttatgaatgatcaataatgaaacaccttcattactgttagttatttacatatttatttacagtaataaaactatttcttgttttattatgttaattttattatgttactttacataatgtgtgtgtttgaccggtacacagtgtgtgtttagtaaagttttgtaggacattatgaggacagtgtgacttacgctgtagatggaaccactgcatgttcctggatggatggaggtagggcttggtgtggcggctgctccctgtccactgctcagccatagtgatacacagtgacctcctgctcaccagctttccattcaactctctgatggcattagtgtcttcatccagagaggaatatcagacaaatccaaagcctttgCACCGTCCATTGTGCAGTAGCACCTGTAGaagtgagtgaggagatacagaaagcaaaaagatGAGCATTACACCACTCTTatgtagaaaaccatgagaaataacaagcaccgtctgtatcccataatataaacagaacagctgtgTTCTTTTATTATCAACGTtctggtctcactggtgaatgaacaatgaagcactttatttgaaacaaacacagctgtgaccaaaacctgctccagatcatgaaggtctctataaaacacactgaaaaTAGAATCAGTatagttcctgtgtgtccagtctgagaggCTTTGGTGTGAATcgcctgttccactgctgctggttttcttttccaggatctgcaactggaacatctgtagatgcagacaatcatctcatgttAGCATCTAATCAGAAGGTAAATTATGCTAACATTAATAGTTCATTTCTGCTTTAAATCTTTAAAGGCACTTAACGCAAAACTAATCGGACGGCGttgactcactctgtggatggatgttcttgttTTCGTTGAGTCTTGggtctgggcagggttttgaaggcGAGATGGTTTCTACCTTCTTGCTGTGACTTCGTCCCTGGGTGGTCTGAGAGGGACTTTagtacacagtcctgctgcccagcaccctgTCGTTCATCTCCATGATGTCTACTCGAGCCTCATCAGGAGATGAAAACGTCACATACCCGATGCCTTTTGAGCGTCCGTTCTCCATCATGACCTGTACGGGAcagcgagcagaaacacaaagcaaagaacGCACATCAAACGTGTTAGAGGTTCACAATACCAGAGCTCTCCATattcagaaaatactccagctgagtacagggaggaaaccccaagttactgagaaagaaggaaaatgtaaggatcaggagttataaatgacgtgtgcagtgaggacagtcccaaatctcaggaacgCTTCGTACACGTCCATCATCCACAGtacagtccagatttctcagcagcagtgtgactgtctacaaaacaacaaccagtgtgttcatcacttcatttacatttctttaggtaaaaaaaacaggaaacattcggcattagacttttgagtaagttgtgctgtgtgattcatgataatcagatttatggtgagacataaacaccttcaacaaagtcagactcataaataataatttacctGATTATCTACGCACAGTTATACACCATCTGCTTCTCAAccatctgctcctccaccttctgctcctctaCCTTCTGACCAAATGTAAAAGCAAGCGTATTCATAATAATGCTAACAATAACCCCATTGGGTGTAAATATGTCATCAAGCTGTGGACATCTCATGACGCAGACAGTAGTGTCTCTGGCGCCAGTGGGAGACGGAGCTGTGTGGTGCACTCACCCTTTAAAAAACTGAGATGTGGAGAGGATCCCAGCCTGCAGCAGCTGATGGAACAGATGACCCATGTGGACACTTGTGATCTGGTTTCGCTTCAGCGTGGTCTCCACACCCACCCGAACAAAAATGTACAGCATCCCGCCCTGGTCCAGTTCCTCCACGCAATGCGAGACCTCCTGCACATGAACCCACCACCATTATGTGACGCAGTAACAAGATAATAACCCATGTGTATTCAACTAAATGTGATCATAAGACACTGCATGAGATGTGTAGAAACTCCTCAATAATGGATTTAGACCGtttctccatttatttttaacatcaataagccgcacctgtctataagccgtgtctacactaataaactttacacaggctttaacgaaagacacgttacacacggtgtaatgggtgaaatatgttgcgctttctttaggagcatagcggtattttgggaatagcatgtcactgcatacttccgctattactgcgtgtgtggagaccgaggattatgtccttattattttctgatgctgatttctaagtttctttgactaacccataacgctgttgccaacaaaaataaaaaagcacgagttttggaaacctgtctgtgcttatatgatttctgttgcaactggagttagtgagctctcccttcactcagactcaacacgttacaacggcttgtatctaaacagtagccgatcAAGTAactcattgttcactgtcttcctccttcctttcacaactactgtggtactttgacctacgagtgcattaatgaacgagttttccgaggtacaaGCGGTCACTcagtcgattttttttttgtagtcaaCACCATTTAACATGCACAACAGTTTAACAATTTGCAATACGTCTTAATTAaaacatgttggaaaatgctgGACTACACGTTTAATTTAGTCACATTGTAAAAGATTGTAACCAATTAAAATCCAGTGCAGGGACAGCGACAAGCCCTAAACTCACCTCTCTGAGCGATTGGGAGTCGTCAGGACGAGGAGCCGTGTCTGTTTCGGCTCATCGATGGTGAATAGAGCAGAAGCTGGAACCTCTGGGGGCACGTGCACAGGCTCTGTTTTATCTGGCTTTGGTGTGACGGCTTGTGCAGGACCGGGTTTAGCTGAAGAGGTAGACTTTTCAGTGCCATCTAATGCAGCAGATTTTACTGAATAACTCTCAAGCTGTTCATTTGTAGACAACAGAGACAGTAGCACATAAATCACAGACtagacaagtaaaaaaaaaaaaaatattgggactTACCTGGTTTCAAGTCGGCAGGAGCAGGGGGTCCCTGAGCTCTGTCCACATTATAGACACGCTCATTTTCCACCACTTGGTTCAGTTGCTGGGATTTAAGGTGGAAAGCGTGAGGATAATGAGACTTTGGACataaaatagaaagagaaagaagggaaaACAGAGTGcacacatgaataaaaaatagtgGAAAAGGGAAATGGTAATACAGGTAAATATAAGGAGGAAGGCTGGTGAGCTATTAGCCAGAAGAATCTGCTTCCTCTATGAATGCGTGTGTGACTGTTACCTGCAGAGGCATAGGGACGGAAAAGACATTTCCCACTGGCAGAGTGAGCTTCTGACTCCTGCCAGCTTCTAAAATGATCTCCTCCGTGATGTCCTTGTTGTCCTGGTTAGGATCTCGGACAACGATCTTAATGGGAAATAAATAGCACAtgatcagagataaataggttcaTTACTCAGTAAATAAACCAGTACTGAAACAAAGAGTAAGCACACGCAccgttttcctcttcctcttggtAGATGGATGTTGCTGCAATGGAGGGACCATTGGGAATGGAGTCTGGTTGTACACGGCCTGATCATTATAGTAGAACATCCCTGCAGCCGACACTTCGAGAAACActcggagttgaggtgctgagagcgttaggttcaacccggtAATTTACCTGAGATGAGTGAGCGTCCGCCCTGGATGTTTCCAGCACCGCTTTCCGCTCTAGCATCTGGGCATGCTTTAcctgtttctccaaagcctccatCTTCAACTCCACCGTTCTCAACTCAAACGAgttctcacctgtgctcaaagtcagacacacagccggcatagtgcttataatagcaGATAGAGTAAAGATACAGAGATGTGATAGAGTGAGAGGGAATGAATatagtcaacactagtgatagtcgagttaactaactacaggcacaagtcggGAAGACAACAACAATTTAGCATtattaaaaggggaaaaaaggagagataaatagtaaagtttgtttaaaaatgcagagagaaatacaagtcaaacacaggaagctacgtcacagGAAGCCTGCAAGCAGAGAGTCTCCTTTCCACGTCATGACCTGCCCCCATCCTGCTGCCACCTAAAAAGAGAAATAACTAACAACAATCTGCActtactttatctttaataagagtttacagtaaatacatttacaaataaatacataaaatataaaaataataaattggcaattcacacaacaaacaaattaaataaatgttttcactaCAAAGTAATTTCACTAAAAACAGACCTTTCTTGCTTTGTTTGATGCAAATCATCAATTACATTATCATTGCAAATCTGACCAGcagttgttttattgatgtttatGACAGCGAGGCTGCTGAGGTGCTCCTGTGACATGGTGGATCTCAGGTATGatttcattagtttcagttttaaaaagctTCTTTCTGCTTCAGCTACAGTCACTGGAAGTGAAAGACaaagtctgtctgtgtgtgtgtgtgtgtgtgtgtgtgtgtgtgtgtgtgtgtgtgtgtgtgtgtgtgtgtgtgtgtggtcatggtATAAGCTGTTGATATTTAGTGCTGTGTAGAGGAAGATGAAGgttgttacacggcttgtatctaaacagtagccttgttttaaattatttccagtaaaactataaaatataggtGCTGTCTGATtcacattataaatgaaacacaaacagtaaGAATAATTACATCTGGTCTTCCTGCacataaatgtctttatttaaacacttctttatcatacagtactgtttaatcttccaattcattttaaaaagtgttcgaTGTCCAGTAGATGGCAGTAATGTTCTACTAAACTTTAGCTCCCTCTAGCGGTATCACGAtgaattacactgtactacacttttAAAGGgaattttacatcaaatgttggtttttttaataaaccaagttataaacaaacattaccAAATGAACCACTTCGAATTACAAATAACACAAATCCCCAaattatacacaactatatagtCAAATATTGTTAAAACGTTTCATGTGActcaaaaaattaaatgttacaaaATCTCGGATCTCTGGAAACCCAGACATTATTAcactttaaaacttttagaaTAGACTTTAAATCAGaatatttaagaataaaataatattttcctcATCTGTGCTTCATGCaatcttaaataaaatttttttactgtccactttttcttttcttttttatttcttgtaaacaaagctcagttagcacgagctgtaaagagctgcattccacttcctgccaggtgCGTCACAGTGCACGTCACGTCATGAGGTTGTTTACCATTCATGGTGAGATGTTCAGCTCTGCAtagatcactttctaaatgtgtgagacATCAGTGGAAAGATTTTGGGCCCTGGATAAAAGAATGTAAGGAAACAACACGCTGGGAACCGAACCTCAGACCCCACTGTAAtgtagaacacagacacactgtatgacattaaatcagttcacatttattaacaacatcccgacttcccaagccatggcataatgacaccagactctttctccaaataattatagaggatcctcacatacacaaagcttctgtgtCTAAACTGCAATTTGTACAACAGGTAAACTTCTTGGGGCATCTGATATCAGAACAATGTAAAACtttgaaggagaaaaaaaaagaggcaggcGGTGATTGAGGGGCAGtaattgaatgctctctgtgatgaagagacattagacgtgattgaaattcaaaatctttatttcttgaaataaaactttaaattagaatttattataaatttaagatggtgaaacaacatgcacactaaagtagATGAAACGTTCgaatttcaccatcttcctctattcctgaatcattttccatctcttcaagttgcttaaacagatcctcgaagctgtcgatgtcaaagactggtacagaatccaggagctctgtgctgttgtgggggtcttcagAATGTACAAAGTTTTAGAGATAAATCACGATTATGATCTTTGTGACTCGGTCTGACGACAAAGGAAGCTGATTTGCGTAATGCATTTGATGACGGCTGGGGGAACGCGTTGTGTGCTGTTTTTCCTCCATGATTCCAAAGTCTTCAGAGCTGCTTCAgggttgctgggtgccagatcatgAATGGCATagatgactgagagctgcactTCCCATGGCATACCTACACACAACATCCAATACAaaattaggacttgctgaagcacAAAACTTAaaatcagagaataaagataaagatcgataaaaacatctttatttgaTGCTTCAGAAATACCTTTTGAGAGTTGTTGTGTTACAAACTGATTAATGCTTTTTGCCAGAATTTGAAATGACATTGGCAGGTTCTCCTTAAGTCCTAGTTGACCAAGTCGCCCTGTTTGAGAAGGACAAAGACCACGAGTGAAAAGCTgaagaatccagaaataatgtgaGATGTTGCTCTgaaacaggatttacagtaaacttaccaagtagcctgaaaacTGCTGCTACACAGACGTCTCGGAACGGTGTTTGCTCTGTTCTTGCTTGCCTCAGCCAAGTGTTCAGGATCAGCCAAAGATCCTtcctagtaaataaaaaagaggagaaatggaTATGTTGAGGGTCTTTGTGGTGGTTATGGAGCAGCCATTGTGGTTTTACGATTAATTATGAGTTTATACAAGAATGGGAACTTGCAATGTTTCAAACAACCACTAGAACTTTGACCCTTAATGGAAAAAGTCAGGAATAAGAACTAGGTCCTAAAGGTAATGATGCTttataatgtactttacaccactgagaAAGCCGGGGGCAGAGCACTGGGTCAGCCATGactacagcacccctggagcacagagagttaagggtcttgctcaagggcctaaaaGTGGAACTTGGTgatcctggggcttgaaccccgaccttccgatcagtaatccagagccttcaccactgagctaccacttcctaaaAAAAGACCCTCTCATGGTGAAATACTTACAGCTAAAGTTACAGaattctctctgactgtctgagCACTGATCCTGGaaacttcatttataaatgcaaaatagAAATTTCCTCACAGAAACATCACTATATCAACAATTACCCAGTTTTTCCCTCTGAGATCTTATTGTGTTAAAGATAAGATATAAAAATGGCGCCCAAATATCAACTTTGTGACCGAAATCCTCTCAGCACTGATGTTATAGAAAAAATCGTCATTTCTGATCATTTGGATTCAAAAGTTCAAGTATTAAAAAGCTGAGAATGAAATATGTTGAAGATGTTTTGCATTCAGTACCGTATAATATTGGTAATGGTCCAAgtccagcccagttgtgcacacagaagatccaggctgaagatgtaGTTCCAGGTAGCAGGGCAGAGATCATAACCATACCAGCTGTTCTTCAGGAACCTCAGACTGCTGTCTTCCAGAAAAGACTTCAGGGTGCTGGTGATCATATTGTAGATGTTTCCTGGAGGCTCCTggcaaaaaaatgcattattatttaatacccagtgcaataaaacactgtttaacTGACAGCATAGTTCAACATAAATGTACAAAGAATTTGTCCCACTAGAGTACACTGATACTTGGAAATCAAAAGTAGATTAAGAAGGcagtaaaatacatgaaaagTCCAGTTAAAAAAAGATGCTTGATGACAGTTCTGGCCTGCCAGTAATAAACATTGACACTGAGAGGAACACTAAAGATCAACAACTTACCTCATCCCAGTGCAGATAGTTGCTGAGCAAGTAAAATATCTTTCCCTTTGCTTTCCGGTTGCTCACTACGTGAATCGATCGGCATAAAGAACTTTCATGGGACAAAATACTCGGCCATGCTGTGATCATGACCATAATCACTTTGGGGGCTTCAAGAAAGTCtgcaaagcaacaaaacaacaggatgtaaatacactgtataaaagaaatacattggATAGATAAAGTCAACACACTCGTATGACattgcagggtttttttaaatataagatgGAAATAACAAcatcaataatataaatatgcaagCCAGTGATTCAGTCAGTAACCAAAACCATGTGGGAAAACACCATACTGACAGTGAAGCATAGTGGGTTTAACATAATGCTTTGGGGCTGCTGGTCAAAACGCTGAAAGAAAGCTGAGGAATTTCAATTTCAACATgtcaatgacccaaagcacacatcaAATTAAAGATGTGGCTTCAGGAAAGGAGAATCAAAGTTCTGGAATgttccagccagagcccagatcTCAATTCGAGCTGTACACAGGAGAGCACCTTACAATTTGAAGGAACtttttttgcaaagaagagTGGGATAAAATTCCCAAGTGTAGAttcgttttttgtttattgttagaTCACATTAAAGATTTATTAGATCACACAATTGACTTCTCTGTATCAGTGTCTAGATCATTTTTAGTAGATAAGTAATGAAATATcagtataatctcaccttctttaaggaGTCTGTAGGCGAGACCATGTGCTTTGTGAGAGTCTCCTCTCTGTTGACACACGcctacataaaccctacagagagactgcaggagatcATGTCCCATAATCCCTCTCTCCACCTTGATCTTCTCCAAAATCTCAGacagaaacgtctctgctaaGGACTAAATAAGACggaagaaaattattatttgatatataCAACTAGACCGGGTTTAGGAAAACTACTAGATGTTGTATAAACCAAAACCTAGAGTCAGAATTTGCCAGgaccagtgaattatggatcgactttaaaacattttaaactcaaatccacagctaaagaataaagtgtttaaatcacatgcacactaaataaaacagaagataagaactgacctcgtttacacaaaactcagaaatgacgtgtttctcttcatctctcagaacaggaagttcacttgttcctgtgagaagtgcatgaatcctgtctgtaggtaaaacatcagaacaggacttttgtagtgtttctaatGCACTGGAGATGagagattgtgttgtgtgtgttgtgtttgtaggATCAGGTGAAGCAGCATCAAGTCGAGGCTTTTGAGCTTTCCTGGGTGGTGACATGTCTGATCCAGTTCTCTTTGCTGTGGGCTTTGGGtctgtatgaatataaaataaaacaagtacaataaaataaacaataaaacaaagctgcATGTTTGATTTCTGCATAATGAATATAACTTTCaatctgatcatctgatcattTGAGGGAAATGTACAAATAGCTTTAGCACaagtgtacagtggaacccacttatctcgacctcggtgaactcgccaaccctattaagtcaacgtttttgaagtggaaccgccaaattctcgctttgtcttagcattttttaatcagttaagTCGATTCtttttatgtcgctgaaccctaatatctcgagcacaaggcaGAGCAAATTTGCCACtgaacgtcggttatctcgatcggcactgtgcagccgcagaagaacaaCGTCCaacgtgaaccaacatataccaacaataacggatggtgagagtgtggaagtgaggggtttaaataggagctggtgatgatggtaaatgtgcgtgattgaagccgggagcttcagagaaagtggaggtttgacagccgccgaagggggcgtggcaggtggtttcctgacagttaacaaacatgtatgtacatttttatagcatgccttcatcaaacaaatcgcggcaacgccattgtgttaaaaaaacctccaaaaacacgtgcatgtacattctcatttattaacgcacatcatgtacataaagaaatttcaagcacgttaatatactgccgccattttgatttttgtttatctcgatcatcggttgtctcgacgctttttggcgtcccatAGGCCCTTGACataacgggttccactgtagtataAATCTGTATCCCCTCTAAATAGTTTATAACATGTCACATCTAAATACCTTTGTCAGCTTCCTGCTCGGTCTCAGTCTGCGTGTAGGAGCACTTTTTCTCTGCaatgacaaacaatttattacagTCAAAGCAAATACCTTCTACATCAACATCTACAGAAACTCAGAGATTTCAGTGTTACCTTTGTTCAACTCATTTCCCTGTTTGAAGAGTTTTTCCTGTTGaggatcaaaaacaaaaataacatttagttttatttagtcacaATTCTCACTTCAGTTCAATGACGTCTGCGTTTGTAATTGAAAGAAAGTACCTCGATTAAGCAGATGCTTTTCTCAAAGCTACTGATTGTGTACTTCAGGACTCGGATTTCCAGATTTTGTCTGCTGttcacttctgtaaaataaatgaaaaggtgaaatgaaatgaaaaggtgctcagatcacattatcacattatatgCTCATTAAATAGAactgaatcatgcagtaataatgaacttgtactttcttacacactgaaggcagaaatatcaaaactttacacaccttgaagtgccagaagctgtttttcaacactgacatttctgtggaaaataaacattcagataaa contains:
- the LOC124376812 gene encoding little elongation complex subunit 1-like; amino-acid sequence: MGHDLLQSLCRVYVGVCQQRGDSHKAHGLAYRLLKEDFLEAPKVIMVMITAWPSILSHESSLCRSIHVVSNRKAKGKIFYLLSNYLHWDEEPPGNIYNMITSTLKSFLEDSSLRFLKNSWYGYDLCPATWNYIFSLDLLCAQLGWTWTITNIIRKDLWLILNTWLRQARTEQTPFRDVCVAAVFRLLGRLGQLGLKENLPMSFQILAKSINQFVTQQLSKGMPWEVQLSVIYAIHDLAPSNPEAALKTLESWRKNSTQRVPPAVIKCITQISFLCRQTESQRS